In candidate division KSB1 bacterium, one genomic interval encodes:
- a CDS encoding rod shape-determining protein, with translation MPFSFLSSYLSNDIAIDLGTANTLVYVKGRGVMVNEPSIVAVKKSNQDIVAYGSAAKDMVGRTPGEIVTVRPLKDGVIADFELAERMIRYFIRRVKINRFIRPRIVVAIPSGITDVEKRAVRDSAEHVGAREVYLIDEPMAAAIGVGLPIHEPVGSMVIDIGGGTTEIAVIALSGIVNDTSIRIAGDEMTESIVQYFKRKYNLLIGENTAEMIKCTIGSAAPYHEKASLTVKGRDLVAGIPKTVEITSEEVQEALSEPVAAIVEAVKLCLEQTPPELSADILDRGIILTGGGSLLKGLDERLRQETNLPIIVADDPLTCVVRGAGKILDDLEHYHKVLTKPRKEYVA, from the coding sequence ATGCCGTTTTCATTTTTATCTTCGTATTTATCTAACGATATTGCCATCGATCTTGGAACGGCAAACACGTTGGTCTATGTGAAAGGTCGCGGGGTGATGGTCAACGAGCCATCGATCGTCGCCGTCAAAAAATCAAATCAGGATATCGTTGCCTATGGGAGCGCTGCAAAAGATATGGTTGGTCGTACCCCGGGAGAGATTGTGACCGTGCGACCATTGAAGGACGGGGTGATTGCGGATTTCGAGTTAGCGGAGCGGATGATTCGCTATTTTATCCGCCGAGTGAAAATCAATCGTTTTATTAGGCCTCGCATCGTCGTTGCGATTCCCTCTGGAATAACCGATGTGGAGAAACGGGCAGTTCGCGATTCTGCGGAACATGTCGGCGCACGAGAGGTTTATCTGATTGATGAGCCAATGGCAGCCGCCATTGGCGTTGGATTACCAATTCACGAGCCGGTGGGCAGCATGGTAATTGACATCGGGGGTGGCACGACCGAAATCGCTGTCATTGCCCTTTCTGGAATCGTCAATGACACTTCGATCCGCATCGCCGGGGATGAGATGACCGAGTCCATCGTGCAATATTTCAAGCGTAAATATAACTTGCTCATTGGAGAAAACACCGCAGAGATGATCAAATGCACCATCGGTTCGGCTGCGCCGTATCACGAGAAAGCCTCATTAACGGTCAAGGGTCGCGATCTTGTCGCTGGCATTCCAAAGACGGTGGAAATCACTTCAGAAGAGGTGCAGGAAGCATTATCCGAGCCGGTGGCAGCCATCGTCGAAGCAGTGAAACTTTGTCTAGAACAAACCCCACCTGAGTTATCTGCCGACATTTTGGATCGCGGCATCATCCTTACTGGGGGCGGCTCACTGCTCAAAGGATTGGATGAGCGACTCAGGCAGGAGACCAATTTGCCGATCATTGTAGCTGACGATCCGTTGACCTGTGTGGTCAGAGGAGCCGGAAAAATTCTTGATGATTTGGAACATTATCATAAAGTACTTACCAAGCCAAGAAAAGAGTATGTGGCTTAG